A genomic window from Candidatus Kryptoniota bacterium includes:
- a CDS encoding M4 family metallopeptidase codes for MRGLLYGLFVVIVGFGASAHSETRLHGLKKGNSGGGKSVSNLSRQPISALRAGQNLAAFTSRLSVSTNSTGHSLKTASVGSNLFQKFPLKIQAVSGNAPTKIKWNRELGTPRYMEFVVDTKAPASIPDKATAINIARQFLRRNAELLKIQNPDDEFTFTSSSQDKEGFTHVRFQQRYNGTEVWAKDAYVHLNTSGQVFSFNGVYVPSPTSLSGAQYHLSESDGIQTTTADLKGKGMSTDVQSQFKKMMRYGGPSARKVIWVDAFHVPHLALFVEVRTGIDHDWYYFIDGVDGKILRSYDNVDHDGPVQGSGVDLNGVTRSFSVYQVGSTYYLLDASQAMYDAAHSQIPDNAIGAIMALDLRSTDLSSQSQFYYVTSTNNTWTDASTVSAQFNAAITYNYYRTTFGRNSIDDSGMTIYSVVHVTSNGASMANAFWNGGLMAYGDGGQVFNPLAGGLDVAAHEMTHGVTQHSANLEYVDQSGALNESISDAFAVMVDTSNWQIGEQVMKDLVDYPTGALRDLSNPHNGGSAGSASWQPAAMSEFVSTTEDNGGVHTNSGIPNHALYLVASSIGRSAASHIWYKALTNYLTRSSQFVDARIATVNAAGELYGQSSSQVTAVKNAWSSVGVTDSVATPTPPPTQVMGPNWLLVTNTSPSDPNTLYMAKTVIQSNSDYSALSTTTVSNRPAVSDDGSLVIFVDGDHKLRALYTNPGNPQEAFLDTSSVWESVAIGPGLSSIALTSIYIDTTIYYYNFNTQQAQDFKIATQSYDGPPAKTALYADEMSFDPTGNLLLFDCYNQVPGAQGDTLRYWNIDLLDVTSGKMVNVFPQQSGIDLANPAFAKTSTNRFTFDYLDEKASNDYVMAADFNTGNSGIVSGPQNVLGFPTYSSDDDTIAYHTLVDYQSALHDGIDKMPLLSDQLTGSGTAQSHSIDAAFPVWFAIGTRVTGVQTRGGGIPAEFSLSQNYPNPFNPSTTITYAVPEKEIVSVKVFDILGQVVETLVNEEQSPGTYTVKFEGGALSSGLYLCVARAGNYSAIRKMLLLK; via the coding sequence ATGAGAGGATTACTCTATGGTCTGTTCGTAGTGATTGTTGGATTCGGCGCGTCCGCGCACTCGGAAACTCGGCTTCATGGTCTCAAAAAGGGGAATTCTGGCGGCGGCAAGTCAGTCTCGAATTTGTCGCGTCAACCAATTTCCGCGCTCCGGGCTGGACAGAACTTGGCAGCGTTTACATCGAGGCTAAGCGTGTCAACAAATTCTACCGGTCACAGTTTGAAAACAGCTTCTGTCGGTTCAAACCTTTTCCAGAAATTCCCCTTGAAGATTCAGGCGGTAAGCGGAAACGCACCGACGAAGATTAAATGGAACCGCGAACTTGGAACACCGAGGTATATGGAATTCGTCGTCGATACAAAGGCACCCGCAAGTATTCCGGATAAAGCGACGGCGATCAACATTGCACGTCAGTTTCTTCGTCGGAACGCGGAGCTCTTGAAGATACAGAATCCCGATGACGAGTTTACATTTACAAGCAGCAGCCAGGATAAGGAAGGTTTTACGCACGTCAGATTCCAGCAAAGATACAACGGAACAGAAGTATGGGCGAAAGACGCTTATGTCCATTTGAACACCTCAGGCCAGGTATTTTCTTTTAACGGCGTTTATGTCCCGTCGCCGACTTCACTTTCAGGCGCGCAATATCATTTATCTGAGTCCGACGGTATTCAAACCACGACCGCAGATCTCAAAGGCAAAGGGATGTCTACTGACGTTCAGTCACAATTTAAAAAGATGATGAGGTACGGCGGCCCTTCGGCGCGGAAGGTCATTTGGGTCGACGCCTTTCACGTCCCGCATCTCGCGTTGTTCGTCGAGGTGAGAACCGGAATCGATCACGACTGGTATTATTTTATCGACGGAGTCGACGGAAAAATCCTGCGATCATACGACAATGTGGACCATGACGGACCGGTACAGGGAAGCGGTGTTGATCTGAACGGCGTGACGAGGAGCTTCAGTGTGTACCAGGTCGGATCAACGTACTATCTGCTTGATGCGTCGCAGGCCATGTACGATGCGGCACATTCGCAGATACCCGATAACGCCATCGGCGCGATCATGGCTCTCGATCTCCGGAGTACCGATCTGTCGTCGCAGTCTCAATTTTACTATGTGACATCAACAAATAACACGTGGACTGATGCGTCTACCGTGTCCGCGCAGTTCAACGCGGCGATCACGTACAATTATTACCGGACGACATTCGGAAGAAACTCGATCGACGACAGCGGGATGACCATCTACTCCGTGGTACACGTAACGTCGAACGGAGCCTCGATGGCAAACGCTTTCTGGAACGGTGGGCTGATGGCATACGGTGACGGCGGTCAGGTGTTCAATCCGCTCGCGGGCGGACTTGATGTTGCCGCACACGAAATGACGCACGGTGTCACCCAGCACTCCGCAAATCTGGAATATGTCGATCAGTCGGGCGCATTGAACGAGTCGATTTCCGACGCGTTTGCCGTCATGGTCGATACATCCAATTGGCAAATCGGTGAGCAGGTAATGAAGGACCTTGTCGATTACCCGACCGGTGCTTTGCGCGACCTTTCGAATCCTCATAACGGTGGAAGCGCCGGCAGTGCGAGCTGGCAGCCTGCAGCGATGAGCGAGTTCGTATCCACAACAGAGGACAATGGCGGCGTGCATACGAACAGCGGTATACCGAATCATGCCCTGTACCTTGTCGCGAGCTCAATTGGCAGGTCGGCGGCCTCGCATATCTGGTATAAAGCGCTGACAAATTATCTGACACGTTCTTCGCAGTTCGTCGATGCGCGGATCGCGACCGTGAACGCAGCGGGAGAGCTTTACGGTCAGTCGAGCAGCCAGGTCACCGCGGTAAAAAACGCTTGGAGTTCAGTCGGAGTAACGGACAGCGTTGCCACACCGACTCCTCCACCGACACAAGTCATGGGCCCCAATTGGCTCCTTGTGACGAATACTTCACCATCGGACCCCAACACTCTTTACATGGCGAAAACAGTCATCCAATCGAATTCCGACTACTCCGCTCTTAGTACCACTACGGTGTCAAATCGTCCTGCAGTTTCCGATGACGGAAGCCTGGTGATCTTTGTCGATGGGGATCACAAGCTTCGTGCTCTCTATACAAATCCCGGGAATCCCCAGGAGGCATTCTTAGATACCAGCAGCGTCTGGGAAAGCGTGGCAATCGGTCCTGGATTGAGCAGCATCGCATTGACGTCGATATATATCGACACGACGATCTATTATTATAATTTCAACACCCAGCAAGCACAGGACTTCAAGATAGCTACCCAGTCCTACGACGGACCGCCAGCGAAGACGGCCCTATACGCGGATGAAATGTCGTTTGATCCGACCGGGAATCTGTTGCTCTTCGATTGCTACAACCAAGTTCCAGGAGCTCAAGGGGACACACTACGGTACTGGAATATCGATTTGCTCGATGTTACTTCGGGAAAAATGGTGAACGTATTTCCTCAGCAAAGCGGGATTGATCTTGCTAACCCCGCTTTTGCCAAAACATCGACAAATAGATTTACTTTTGATTACTTGGATGAGAAAGCCAGCAATGATTATGTAATGGCAGCGGATTTCAACACAGGCAATTCGGGGATAGTTTCCGGCCCGCAGAATGTTCTCGGGTTTCCGACATATTCATCGGACGACGATACTATCGCGTATCATACATTGGTCGATTACCAGTCGGCTTTGCATGACGGAATAGACAAGATGCCGCTCCTGTCCGACCAGCTCACGGGCTCCGGAACCGCACAATCACACTCCATTGATGCGGCTTTTCCTGTCTGGTTTGCCATCGGAACCAGGGTTACTGGTGTGCAAACGAGAGGTGGAGGTATACCTGCTGAATTCAGTTTGTCGCAGAATTACCCGAATCCGTTCAATCCTTCAACTACCATAACCTACGCCGTCCCGGAAAAGGAAATTGTCAGCGTGAAAGTATTTGACATTCTTGGGCAGGTGGTTGAGACTTTAGTCAACGAAGAGCAATCACCTGGAACTTACACGGTAAAGTTCGAAGGAGGTGCCCTATCAAGCGGTCTCTATTTATGTGTAGCCCGGGCGGGGAACTACTCCGCGATTCGCAAGATGCTTTTGCTGAAATAG
- the lptE gene encoding LPS assembly lipoprotein LptE has protein sequence MRNCLILLVFLSFGGCTYSFRGASLPPGVRTVAVQVFDDKSGFGDPNLRLNLTNLLTQKLVSDNTLQVTNMNSADAAIIGIVNSVASQPTSIQGNQQVGRWQITVTVSVRFQNLRTQKTIWSKDFSDWGEYDPSQGPSNRDAGLSQAEDKLTEDVLLAVVTNW, from the coding sequence ATGAGAAATTGTCTTATTCTCCTGGTTTTTCTCTCATTTGGCGGGTGTACTTACTCGTTCCGGGGCGCATCCCTTCCGCCCGGCGTGCGCACGGTAGCCGTACAGGTTTTCGACGATAAAAGCGGCTTCGGCGATCCGAACTTAAGATTGAACTTGACAAACTTGTTGACTCAGAAACTCGTCTCCGACAATACCCTGCAAGTCACAAACATGAACTCCGCAGACGCGGCAATAATCGGAATTGTGAACAGTGTTGCGTCGCAACCGACGTCAATCCAGGGCAACCAGCAGGTCGGCCGATGGCAAATCACAGTGACTGTGTCGGTCCGGTTTCAGAATCTCAGGACTCAGAAAACTATCTGGTCGAAAGATTTTTCTGATTGGGGAGAGTACGATCCAAGCCAGGGTCCGTCCAACAGAGATGCGGGCTTGAGCCAGGCGGAGGACAAGTTGACAGAAGATGTTTTGTTGGCAGTAGTAACTAATTGGTAA
- a CDS encoding chemotaxis response regulator protein-glutamate methylesterase codes for MPIRVLVVDDSAFMRKALSMMLGGDPEISVIATARDGVEAIEKVKTFKPDLMTLDVEMPRMDGITALKMIMKENPLPILMVSSLTIEGAKATVDALSAGAVDFIPKQLSYVSLDITKIKDELISKVKLIARSRCRYLSSEPLKGSRSYRTSNTRLPGAQIVTVGISTGGPFSLQKVIPFLRQDFPVPVAIVQHMPPHFTKSLAERLDAISQVKVFEAQDGMELDKGKVFIAPGGLHMKFARDGSRNIITTPKEPQDSLHRPSVDVMFTSAYENYGGRILALIMTGMGKDGLEGAKLIKSAGGKLIAQNEETCVIYGMPKAVVDAELADAVLPLEDIATALNTAFVAAPVPA; via the coding sequence ATGCCGATTCGTGTGCTTGTAGTCGACGATTCCGCCTTTATGCGAAAGGCTTTATCGATGATGCTCGGAGGCGATCCCGAAATATCGGTTATCGCAACAGCGAGAGACGGGGTCGAAGCTATCGAGAAGGTAAAGACTTTCAAGCCGGACTTGATGACGCTGGATGTCGAGATGCCGAGAATGGATGGCATCACAGCATTGAAAATGATCATGAAAGAAAATCCTTTGCCCATTCTCATGGTGAGTTCTCTTACAATAGAGGGAGCAAAGGCGACGGTCGACGCGTTGTCTGCGGGGGCAGTAGATTTTATACCGAAACAGCTGTCATATGTCTCCCTTGACATAACAAAAATCAAAGACGAGCTGATCTCAAAGGTGAAACTGATCGCGAGAAGTCGTTGCAGGTATTTGTCCTCTGAGCCTTTGAAGGGCTCGAGGTCTTACAGAACCTCGAACACTCGACTCCCCGGCGCGCAGATTGTCACCGTAGGGATTTCAACCGGCGGTCCGTTTTCACTCCAGAAGGTAATTCCCTTTCTTAGGCAGGATTTTCCTGTCCCCGTCGCGATCGTGCAGCACATGCCGCCACATTTCACCAAGTCTCTTGCTGAACGGCTAGATGCAATCAGCCAGGTAAAGGTCTTCGAAGCGCAGGACGGAATGGAGTTGGACAAAGGGAAAGTGTTCATTGCTCCCGGCGGTTTGCACATGAAGTTTGCAAGAGACGGCAGCCGGAATATCATAACTACTCCGAAGGAACCGCAAGATTCACTTCACCGTCCTTCGGTGGACGTAATGTTTACCTCTGCCTACGAGAACTACGGCGGAAGGATTCTTGCTTTGATAATGACCGGGATGGGCAAGGACGGCTTGGAAGGTGCGAAGTTAATCAAAAGCGCCGGAGGTAAACTTATTGCTCAGAACGAGGAGACGTGCGTGATCTACGGGATGCCGAAAGCTGTCGTGGATGCAGAACTTGCCGACGCAGTCCTGCCCTTGGAAGACATAGCCACCGCCCTCAACACGGCCTTTGTGGCCGCACCTGTTCCCGCCTAG
- a CDS encoding sigma-54 dependent transcriptional regulator, with translation MRADISILAVDDDVNMLSMLEKFLRRAGYTVETTSDSLKAMSLVEDKNYDIVITDIQMPKASGMDLLKRVRDLQKDTMVVMITAFGSVDSAVNAMKAGAYDYVSKPFNIDEILALLERATQQRRLQREVEFLRQEVERKYSFSNIIGKSKAMQDIFALIQRISHARSNILITGRSGTGKELIAKAIHYNSDRKAMPLVTVNCSAIPESLLESELFGHEKGAFTGAISSRRGLFETANGGTLFLDEIGDMPLGSQSKLLRVVETGEVRPVGSDDVKKVDVRVIAATHRDLKELIKHDQFREDLFYRLNVISIHVPDLHERTEDIPILTEHFLKKYGEQFGKQNVQITREASACLLRYTWPGNVRELENVIERSIALSGGDVIDCKDLPDHLFQMKSSDLIDDLAADNMPLSEVEKRYIVKILQRTNWHQSKAAQILGIDRKTLYRKIKEYNLIQG, from the coding sequence ATGAGAGCAGATATTTCAATCCTTGCGGTCGACGATGATGTAAACATGCTTTCGATGCTCGAGAAGTTCCTCAGGCGAGCAGGATACACCGTCGAGACGACTTCAGACAGCTTGAAAGCGATGTCTCTTGTCGAGGATAAGAACTACGATATAGTAATTACCGATATTCAAATGCCCAAGGCCTCGGGCATGGATTTGCTGAAACGCGTCAGGGATCTTCAGAAGGATACGATGGTCGTGATGATAACCGCATTCGGCTCCGTCGACTCCGCAGTGAACGCGATGAAAGCGGGCGCATACGACTATGTCAGTAAACCGTTCAACATCGACGAGATCCTCGCGCTCCTTGAACGCGCTACACAGCAGCGCCGCCTCCAGCGGGAAGTGGAATTCCTTCGGCAGGAGGTGGAACGCAAGTATTCATTCTCCAACATCATCGGTAAGAGTAAGGCGATGCAGGATATTTTCGCACTGATACAGAGAATCTCGCATGCACGGAGTAATATACTCATAACTGGAAGGAGCGGGACGGGAAAAGAATTGATCGCGAAAGCGATTCATTATAACAGCGATCGCAAAGCGATGCCGCTTGTGACTGTCAATTGCAGCGCGATTCCGGAATCACTTCTGGAGAGTGAGCTCTTCGGTCACGAGAAAGGCGCCTTCACCGGCGCGATAAGCTCCCGACGCGGATTGTTTGAAACTGCTAACGGCGGCACGTTGTTCCTGGATGAAATCGGCGACATGCCGCTTGGCTCACAGTCGAAACTGCTGAGAGTTGTTGAGACAGGCGAGGTCAGACCTGTCGGAAGCGATGACGTAAAAAAGGTCGATGTGCGTGTTATCGCGGCGACTCACCGGGATCTGAAAGAATTGATAAAGCATGACCAGTTCAGAGAAGATCTTTTCTATAGACTGAACGTGATCTCCATCCATGTGCCTGACCTGCACGAGCGAACCGAGGACATTCCGATCCTGACCGAACACTTTCTCAAGAAGTACGGCGAACAGTTCGGGAAACAAAACGTTCAAATTACGAGAGAGGCATCTGCGTGTCTGCTCCGCTACACATGGCCGGGAAATGTCCGCGAACTTGAAAATGTGATCGAGAGAAGCATAGCGCTCTCAGGAGGAGATGTGATCGACTGCAAAGATTTGCCCGACCACCTCTTCCAGATGAAATCGAGCGACCTCATAGACGACCTTGCCGCAGACAACATGCCTCTTTCCGAAGTCGAGAAGCGTTACATCGTCAAAATACTTCAGCGTACCAACTGGCATCAATCCAAGGCGGCGCAAATTCTGGGGATAGACAGAAAAACTCTTTACAGAAAGATCAAAGAATACAATCTGATTCAAGGTTAG
- a CDS encoding ATP-binding protein, which yields MTGTASLRSDELIGIVGGNFELIAERWLASINSIPKYFGSNQIPFYRSQVVELLHCITDLLEVNDPSRLIKFTERIVKPPYNGLLTLSSVHETFLLGEDAIISVVREKMKSQDDIFEYSRRVDACFHEIIYRYANAYQNYQSEVSASRREVIERQRETLLRFTNAIGSASTYDGALSAAIGIISEESRSNAVEYFAFDQITKKLNFRSAIPERVPSATGTFLDALASQFGNESSARRGYAVMQEVFGNRRVVLLLPVCAGDSLIGLLLLSYHAVPLRESTVAEFQDEGLSILLAMADQLGHGLKRFLLEEEVTSKGHYISVLTDNSADAIVGLDIQGMIVSWNKGAAQLFGFQSGEVVEQPFSILLPQEKRLLGDDELILQRIRKEGIVRNFELECETKTCQRVTISLTGSVLKDEQLTIIGTALIMRDVTQLKQYELELRQTEKLSFIGQISAGIAHEIGTPLNIILGNAEFLMMDMKSGERDYDELRMIVGETNRIAKLIQQLLDFARPKRMRAKPVSINEEIQNVLQLLKNQLDKSSIELRLVLDDTLPFVFGDAAQLQEVFVNLIVNSIHSMERGGILTISTRGNVRREDNTIEVSIADTGCGIPAENLQKIFNPFFTTKEVGKGTGLGLAIAQRIVQDHKGTISVESEVDKGTIFKLTFPVYTNPA from the coding sequence TTGACCGGTACCGCAAGTCTGAGAAGCGATGAGCTGATCGGTATTGTCGGCGGAAATTTTGAGCTGATCGCCGAGAGATGGCTGGCTTCAATCAATTCCATCCCGAAATATTTCGGAAGCAATCAGATCCCGTTCTACAGGAGCCAGGTTGTCGAATTACTTCATTGTATAACCGACCTGCTCGAGGTTAACGACCCCTCGCGGCTCATTAAATTCACAGAGCGAATTGTCAAACCGCCTTACAACGGTCTCCTCACATTGTCTTCAGTCCACGAGACATTTCTTCTCGGTGAAGACGCGATAATATCCGTTGTTCGCGAGAAGATGAAAAGTCAGGACGACATATTCGAGTATTCAAGGCGGGTCGACGCATGTTTCCACGAGATAATTTACAGATATGCCAATGCGTACCAGAACTATCAGAGTGAGGTGAGCGCGTCAAGACGCGAGGTAATCGAGCGCCAACGCGAAACTCTGCTTCGATTTACAAATGCGATCGGATCTGCCAGTACATACGACGGAGCTCTCAGCGCCGCGATCGGAATAATTTCGGAAGAATCCAGATCGAATGCGGTCGAGTATTTCGCATTCGATCAAATTACGAAAAAGCTGAATTTTCGGTCCGCGATTCCGGAGCGGGTCCCTTCTGCAACCGGGACTTTCCTGGACGCGTTGGCCAGCCAGTTCGGGAACGAGTCCAGCGCACGACGGGGATATGCGGTGATGCAAGAGGTATTCGGTAACCGGAGGGTCGTTCTCCTTCTCCCCGTGTGCGCGGGTGATTCCCTGATAGGTCTCCTCCTCCTTTCATACCACGCAGTTCCATTGAGAGAAAGTACTGTCGCCGAATTTCAGGACGAAGGATTGAGCATTCTCCTCGCTATGGCGGACCAGCTCGGCCACGGCCTGAAAAGATTTCTCCTGGAAGAAGAGGTGACTTCGAAGGGGCATTACATCTCTGTGCTTACGGACAATTCCGCAGACGCGATAGTCGGCCTCGATATACAGGGGATGATCGTTTCGTGGAATAAGGGCGCGGCACAACTATTCGGATTTCAATCGGGGGAAGTAGTAGAGCAGCCTTTCTCGATTCTCCTCCCGCAGGAGAAGAGGCTCCTAGGTGACGATGAGTTGATTCTACAGCGCATAAGGAAAGAGGGAATTGTCAGAAATTTCGAGCTCGAGTGCGAAACGAAAACTTGCCAGCGGGTAACCATCAGCCTGACGGGGAGCGTCTTGAAGGATGAGCAGCTTACTATCATAGGCACCGCCCTGATCATGCGCGATGTCACCCAGTTGAAGCAGTACGAGCTGGAGCTTCGTCAAACAGAGAAGCTTTCTTTCATCGGTCAGATTTCCGCGGGGATCGCCCATGAAATCGGCACCCCGTTAAACATAATCCTGGGGAACGCCGAATTTCTGATGATGGACATGAAATCCGGCGAACGGGACTACGACGAGCTGAGGATGATTGTCGGCGAAACAAACAGGATCGCAAAACTGATACAACAACTTCTGGATTTCGCCCGTCCGAAAAGAATGCGGGCAAAACCAGTCAGCATTAATGAAGAAATTCAAAATGTGCTCCAGCTTCTGAAGAACCAGCTCGACAAGTCGTCTATCGAGCTTCGCCTCGTGCTCGACGACACGCTTCCTTTTGTATTTGGGGACGCAGCTCAACTTCAGGAAGTTTTTGTAAATTTGATCGTGAATTCGATCCACTCTATGGAAAGGGGCGGCATCCTGACGATTTCGACCCGCGGGAACGTCCGACGGGAAGATAATACCATTGAGGTTTCGATTGCGGATACCGGGTGCGGCATTCCTGCCGAAAACCTTCAAAAGATATTCAACCCTTTCTTCACCACCAAAGAAGTTGGCAAGGGGACCGGGTTGGGTCTGGCGATAGCACAGAGAATCGTCCAGGACCACAAGGGAACAATCTCGGTTGAAAGTGAGGTTGATAAAGGGACGATATTCAAATTGACTTTTCCAGTATACACTAATCCGGCATAA
- a CDS encoding cellulose synthase family protein, with the protein MSPRVEDALLIFYIVVLSFPFIFGSNGFLMIYYYFKYRNRQISRSAVMTEFPAVTIQLPVYNELYVVNRAIDAVCSLDYPKDKLEIQILDDSTDETSAIISQKVIEKTNQGFDVQHLRRGNRQGYKAGALNYGLLKAKGEFIAIFDADFMPRPDFLRKTFPNFSDPKVGLVQTRWEHINSDYSLLTRAQAIALDGHFVIEQQVRNKAGFFINFNGTAGIWRRSCIDDAGGWESDTLAEDLDLSYRAQLKGWRFVFMKEYTSPAELPADISGLRSQQFRWTKGAIEAAKKLLPKVWRSPLPLRIKLHSTVHLCASMVYPFVLLIGILQVPIVFIKHSGQYDATFMMMSGFIFAFFGSFMFYLYSQKDVYEDWRRRIYLFPVFMAGSMGLSVNNTKAVIEGLINKKSEFVRTPKYGATRKVGPWADKKYSQKKINWVSIAEFVLALYCLSGIVMSIAYLEIAAVPFQVLYFTGFGTMSYMSLREAWEARKSVARAVPNVKPVAEQVAK; encoded by the coding sequence ATGTCACCCCGCGTTGAAGACGCATTACTGATCTTTTATATAGTGGTACTAAGCTTCCCGTTCATATTTGGGTCGAACGGATTCCTGATGATCTATTACTATTTCAAGTACCGGAACCGTCAGATCTCCCGGAGCGCGGTCATGACAGAGTTTCCGGCTGTCACCATCCAGCTGCCGGTCTATAATGAGCTGTACGTTGTGAACCGCGCAATCGATGCGGTGTGCTCGCTCGATTATCCAAAAGACAAACTCGAGATCCAGATACTTGATGATTCTACCGATGAGACGTCGGCAATAATTTCGCAAAAGGTAATTGAGAAGACGAATCAGGGGTTCGATGTTCAGCATTTGCGAAGGGGAAATCGCCAGGGATACAAAGCTGGTGCGCTGAATTACGGCCTTCTCAAGGCAAAAGGCGAATTCATCGCAATCTTTGACGCCGATTTCATGCCGCGCCCCGATTTCCTGAGAAAAACATTCCCGAATTTCTCCGATCCTAAGGTCGGTCTCGTGCAGACCCGGTGGGAACATATTAACAGCGATTACTCCTTGCTCACTCGCGCCCAGGCGATTGCGCTCGATGGACATTTTGTAATTGAGCAGCAGGTTCGAAACAAGGCCGGTTTCTTCATCAACTTCAACGGGACGGCGGGGATCTGGCGGAGGAGCTGTATCGATGACGCGGGCGGATGGGAATCGGACACTCTCGCGGAAGATCTCGATTTGAGTTACAGGGCCCAGCTCAAAGGCTGGCGTTTTGTGTTTATGAAAGAATATACTTCGCCTGCAGAACTACCTGCGGACATAAGCGGTCTTCGATCGCAGCAGTTCAGATGGACAAAGGGTGCGATTGAAGCCGCCAAGAAGCTTCTCCCAAAAGTGTGGAGGTCTCCTCTTCCTCTCAGGATCAAATTGCATTCTACCGTCCATCTTTGTGCCAGCATGGTCTATCCTTTTGTACTTCTCATCGGCATTCTACAGGTGCCGATAGTATTCATCAAGCATTCGGGCCAGTACGACGCCACATTTATGATGATGAGCGGATTTATCTTCGCTTTCTTCGGATCGTTCATGTTTTATCTTTACAGCCAGAAGGATGTCTATGAAGACTGGCGCAGGCGGATTTATCTGTTCCCGGTTTTCATGGCGGGGAGTATGGGTCTATCCGTCAACAACACGAAAGCAGTTATTGAGGGATTGATAAACAAGAAATCAGAGTTTGTCCGCACTCCCAAATATGGAGCCACCCGAAAGGTGGGTCCGTGGGCCGACAAAAAATACTCACAGAAAAAAATTAATTGGGTTTCTATCGCCGAGTTCGTCCTCGCTCTTTATTGTCTCTCGGGCATTGTGATGTCGATAGCGTATCTTGAAATTGCCGCGGTTCCATTTCAGGTTCTGTATTTCACCGGTTTCGGAACAATGTCGTACATGTCTTTGAGAGAAGCCTGGGAGGCAAGGAAATCCGTCGCGCGCGCGGTTCCCAATGTCAAGCCTGTTGCTGAACAGGTGGCAAAGTAA
- the ubiE gene encoding bifunctional demethylmenaquinone methyltransferase/2-methoxy-6-polyprenyl-1,4-benzoquinol methylase UbiE → MPPTESFGSPDQKSRYVRRMFNAISKRYDFLNHFLSVGIDIYWRRQALRLSQLKNGEWFLDVACGTGDISIQAANKKPARIVSVDFAEAMLRNFEMKKKNLGLDGSVELIQADAELLPFPESTFDVTAVAFGVRNFGNLERGLSEMRRVLKTGGRIVILEFSTPKSLGIREAYLFYFTRVLPIIGKLVSKDPGAYRYLPGSVSGFPDGGDFEEILRKANFRNISSTSLTFGIATIYYGEK, encoded by the coding sequence ATGCCGCCCACTGAGTCTTTCGGTTCGCCGGACCAGAAGAGTCGGTATGTCAGGCGGATGTTCAACGCGATCTCCAAGCGGTACGATTTCCTCAACCATTTCCTCAGCGTGGGCATCGACATTTACTGGCGTAGACAAGCTTTGCGACTTTCACAACTCAAGAACGGCGAATGGTTCCTCGACGTGGCGTGCGGTACGGGCGATATATCTATTCAAGCCGCGAACAAGAAGCCTGCGCGGATCGTGTCGGTGGATTTTGCTGAAGCCATGTTGAGAAATTTCGAAATGAAAAAGAAGAATCTCGGTCTCGACGGTAGTGTCGAATTGATTCAGGCGGATGCCGAGCTTCTTCCGTTCCCCGAATCCACTTTCGATGTAACGGCGGTTGCGTTCGGTGTCAGGAATTTCGGAAATCTCGAGAGAGGACTTTCTGAAATGCGCCGGGTCCTGAAGACAGGTGGAAGAATCGTAATCCTCGAATTCTCAACGCCTAAATCATTAGGCATCCGTGAGGCGTACCTTTTCTATTTCACACGGGTACTTCCCATCATCGGCAAATTGGTCTCGAAAGATCCGGGAGCGTACCGATACTTGCCGGGCTCTGTTTCTGGATTTCCTGATGGCGGCGATTTTGAAGAAATACTGAGGAAAGCCAATTTCAGAAACATTTCCTCCACATCGCTGACTTTCGGCATCGCGACAATTTATTACGGAGAAAAGTGA